CTCATGTGGTTTTTTTCCCGTGTTTGATCCAGTTTCAAACACCGTCCCAGGTCCACGTAGATTTCCTGGTTTGGCTGGTCCATATCCATACTCACGTTCAGTCCCATCGGGCAAGGTAATCACAATAAAAGTATGTGGGATGCCATCTACGCCGCCAATGTCATGTCTGACCTGAACAGATATATTATTACTCATTACAACTCCTTACGGTAATATGGAGATACAAAAATCATGTTATATATCACGCCATTTTCCAATAGCTCAGCTTTAGTTTTATTGTAAAACGATATCCTCACTTTTGTACGCATACCAATCTCTTCTTTTTTTCTTGAAATTGCCTTTTCGATCAACGATGGATCAATCTTCTTTGAGCCAAAATAAAAATTAATATAAAATATCTTCTCATTTCCATCCCAAAATACAAGTTGTTTCTTATTACAATCTATCTTGCTGGAGCACATCCCACTCTCAACAAAAACATCATCAATTGCACTGAATATTTCATCTGAACCTTCTACCGAAGTCCCGCCACATCCTGAAAGCCCAATGACTCCTGAGGCAAGAATAAATAAAAAAACACTTTTTCTTAAGAGTCGAAAAAACATCATAGAACCTCCATTAAAAATTTAATGTTTTTCATATTCCTGCATAAAGGTGAAGGTCCCAGTTCTCACCGCTTCACCCAATTGATCAGAAATCCTGGAATCGATTTGGTTGGATTTTGATTTCCTTTCAACATTATTACTCATTACGATATTGCTCCATTAAAGTCTATTCAGAATTAAACACAAACTTAAATATAATATGTAATACCAAAGTGCAACACACATCAAAACAATAAACGCATATATCATACAGAAGCCAAAATGCCACCTCCCTAAGAAAAGAAAATCCACAACGTCAAATCTAGTTGACAAGTAAGAAACAGACGCTCGAGGAGCAACAGACACTCCTTTGAAAACGATCACCCCTAAAAGAATTGATATCAACCATGCTACAGGAACCATCATGATCGCTTTTTTCAAAGGCATGCTTTGGTAGGTCCATCGTGAATGAATTAACAAAAATAAAAGAGGCGACATCACCCAATACATCACCACAGTGAACGAATACCCCTCGGCCCCGCCAAATGCCTCTCGATAAGAGGTTTCCCAGCCCGAAACAAAACCAATATCCGTCGCACCCATCAATATCGCACATTTACTGATGATCATCGGGACGAAGAAAAACACCACAAGAATATAAAGGCTATGATCCGCAATAAATTCTTTGAATTCATTGAATTTGATTTTCAAGACACTCTCCCAGATGCAGCCTGCTCCATCAAAGATGGGCAACAGAATACACTTGATGCCATGTAAATAAAAATATCAGTAAACTCCTTCAAGTTTAAATAGTCCCTCATCAAAGCAATGATTTGCTGTAGCTGCACGATGGGGTGCCGTTGTCATCGCGGTAGAAGCGGCTGAAGCCTTATTGCAGGTGGTTGGCATTGGGATCATTAAGCAATCTTTTACCAATCTCACTCCATAAATTCATTGTTAGTCCGGTTCATCTGCTCAGATGCAAGCGACTGTCCTTGTTTGTTCCCACGCCACTCGTGAAAATTCAGTGCTGCACGAGCGTAACGCTCACCCCGAATACGGGTTAACTGCACCGAAAGTAAAAGATGTCTGTATGCATCCGTAGGACCATCCTCACGCCCAGGAAGCTTTGAGTGTATTGATTCATTGATTGCAGCATTAGCAACTTTACCCGTGAAAATGTTACTCAAGCTCCAAGAAGCATTTTTACGCATATAGTATTTAGTCATAGTCCGTCTCATCAAGGTTATCACACCCGCAACTAGCATCTTTTGAAATACCTTTATAACCGAATATCAAAAGACATCTCTTTATTTCTTCATCAGGCATTTTAAGATGGCAGCTAACAGAGGCTACATTTCCATTCTCCTCAATTATTTTTAAAGTTACTTTATTCACTTTTCTTGATGTAAATACACCATGCTCAAATATCCAATTAATTTTAAGAGGGGGGACAATAAACTCTTTCAATTCCACTGACTGATTATCCACCAGCACATCCTTCACATGAATAGAATCATTCGTTCTATTTTCAATGCTAAGATGATATTCATCCCCCTTCAATTTTGAGTAGATCAAAAATGGGGCGAGAAGTAATGCTGGAAGAGCAACCAATAATGCAAAGAGGATTAATGAAGCTCTCAGTTTCGTCATACGCATGACAGTCATCTCTCTTTTACAGATATCGCATTTTACATCATGTTGAATATCGACTGCGGACATCAATTATTCAATTAATTGAATGTGGGCTGCTTGCTGGTCCGTATTCCGAATTAGTATGGAATACTGTTTGTTGTATTCTTGCCCAAAGGCGAAGACCCCAGTGGTATATGCTGAGCGCACATCATCGAAATTGCTGTCATCACTCTGATTGGATGTTGATGTCCCTGTCGCATTATCACGCATTACGATAATACTCCATTAAAGTCTATTCAAAATTAAACGCAAACTCAAATATAATGTCCCATACCAAATTAAAGCAGAAACCCAAACAAAACTCGCATATATCATACAGAAACCAAAATGCCACCTCCCTAATGAAAAAAATTGTCCACCTGCAAATCTTCTTCCAATAAAAGAAACATGCGTTCCGTCAAGAGGGGTAACAAACACTCCTTTAAAAAGGAATACTCCAAAAAAAATTGACAACAACCATATCGCAGGAATCATAATGATTGCTTTTTTCAAGGACATGCCTTGATAATTCACTTTTGAATGTACCCATAAAAACGCAAGAGGCGACATCACCCAATACATCACCACAGTGAGCGAATACCCCTCGGCCCCGCCGAATGCCTCTCGATAAGAGGTTTCCCAACCCGAAACAAAACCAATATCCGTCGCACCCATCAATATCGCACATTGACTGATGATCATCGGGACGAAGAAAAACACCGCAAGAATATAGCGGCCATGATCAGCAATGAATTCTTTTAATTCATTGAATTTGATCTTCAAGATACTCCTCCATGATGCAGCGTTCACCATCAAAGACGTTCACAGAATACACTTGATGTTATGCAATTAAAAATATCAGCGAACTTCTTCAAGTTTAAATAGTCCCTCATCAAAGCAATGATTTGCTGTAGCTGCACGATGGAGCGCTGTTGTCATCGTGGTAAAAGCGGCTGAGGCCTCATGGCAGGTGGTTGGCATTGGGATCATTACCCAGTCTTTTGCCAATCGCAATTCCCAACTCATTATTATGTTGGTCCATCCTATAAGATGCAGACGACTGTCCTAGTCTGTTTCCATCCCACTCATGAAAATTTAGTAATGCACGAGCATAAGAATCACCATAAATACGGGTTAACTCCGCCGAAAGTAAAAGATGTCTGTATGCATCCGCAGGACCATCCTCACGCCCAGGAAGATATGACCAGGTTGATTCATAGATTACATCACCAGGAACACGACCATCAATTTTATCCCTCAAGCTCCAAGAAGCATTTTTACGCATATAATATTTAGTCATAGTCCGTCTCATCAAGGTTATCACACCCGCAACTAGCATCTTTTGATACTCCCTTGTAGGAGAACTTCAAAAGACATGTCTTTATTCCATCATAAGGCATTTTAAGATGGCAGCTAACAGAGGCTACATTTCCATTCTCCTCAATTATCTTTAAAGTTACTTTATTCACTTTTCTTGATTTAAATAAACCATGATTAGGGTGCCAATAGATTTTCGTGGGGGCAACAATAAATTCTTTCAATCCCACTGACTGATTATCTACTAGCACATCCTTTACATAAATGGAATCATTCGTTCTATTTGAGATACTCAGATAATATTCATCCCCCTTCAATTTTGAGTAGATTAAAAAAGGGGCGAGAAGTAAGGCTGGAAGAGCAACTAATAGTGCAAAGAGGATTAATGAAGCTCTCAGTTTCGTCATACGCATGACAGTCATCTCTCTTTTACAGATATCGCATTTTACATCATGTTGAATATCGACTGCAGACGTCAATTATTCAATTAATTGAATGTGGGCTGCTTGCTGGTCCGTATTCCGAATTAGTATGGAATACTGTTTGTTGTATTCTTGCCCAAAGGCGAAGACCCCAGTGGCATATGCTGAGCGCACATCATCGAAATTGCTGTCATCACTCTGATTGGATGTTGATGTCCCTGTCGCATTATTACGCATAATACTATCACTCCTTTTTAAGTCTATTTGAAATTAAACGAAACGTTAAATATGATGCTATATAAATCGTGAAACAAAAAGTATAAAAAATTCCCCCATATAATATACAAAAACCAAGATGCCACTTCCCAAATATTAAAATCCCTAATAACCGTGTGGATGGATGTTGAAGGGTAGAAGCAGGCCCTACATCATAAACAATGATCCCACAAGCAATTGACAACAACCATATTGCAGGGATGACAATGATCGCTTTTTTCAAGGACATGCCTTGATCATTCGCTTTTGAATGTATCCATAAAAACACAAGAGGCGACATCACCCAATACATCACCACAGTGAACGAATACCCCTCGGCCCCGCCAAATGCCTCTCGATACGACGTTTCCCATGGCGAAACAAAACCAATATCCGTTACACCGATCCATATCGCACATTGACTAATGATCATCGGGACAAAGAAAAACACCGCAAGAATATAGCGGCCATGATCAGCAATGAATTCTTTTAATTCATTGAATTTGATCTTCAAGATACTCCTCCATGATGCAGCGTTCACCATCAAAGACACGCAACAAAATACGCTGCATCTCATGCAAATAAAAAAATATAGACGGACTCCTTTTTACATGGTCACTCATCAAGGCAATGCTTCGATGCGGCTGCACGATGGGGCGCCGTTGTACTCGCGGTATCAGGAGGTGAGGCTTCATTGCCAGATCGCCGGCTAGGCTGGTGCGAGTGTCGCTGCCACGGGTATCAATGAGGTGACCGTTGTCCAGGTTAAGCGGCTGGGTGTCCTTGGATTCCATTAGGGTGACCGACATCCTGATCCCATATTCCTGATCCATTGATTTAGCCACTTGTATCACATTGCATTGTCTGCCGTGCCTGCTGGCCGCGGTGCAGGTCCGTAAGGCAACACGGTTGAACAGCAGGATGGCCGTGAGATAGCGATCCAAGATTGATCAGACCGAATTAACGAAAATCCAAGACCACGCCTCAGTGAGCGCGTTCTACAGCCACGCGCGCCAGCGCCGCCAGCGGCGCAGCAGGTTCACCGTAAGGGTGCAATTGGGCGTAGAGGCGTTCGGCCAATTGCACCAGATAAGACTTAGCCCCCTCTACGCTGAGCAAGGCGGGGAAGGTAGATTTTTCCTGTACGGCATCTTTGCCGGCCGTCTTACCGAGTTGTTCGGAACTGGATTCGATATCCAAGATGTCATCACGTACTTGGAATGCTAATCCAAGCGTGGCCGCAAAGGTGTCCAGGGCGTGTAGATCCTGCGCTGAAGCGTTCCCGGCCAGTGCGCCCATTCTTACTGCGGCACGCATCAATGCACCTGTTTTCAAGGCATGTATGGCTTCCAGCGCTTGGAGCGATTGCCATTGACCGGTAGCGTCAATATCCAGTGCCTGACCACCACACATCCCCGCACTTCCTGCCGCGTGGGTCAATGTCTGTAGCCAGGCGATACGGAGCGCAGCGTCGGCTGGCGCATCCGCCAGCCATTCAAACGCAAGGGTCTGCAGCGCGTCGCCAGTGAGGATGGCCGTGGCTTCGTCAAAAGCGATATGTACGGTGGGACGCCCCCGGCGTAACAGGTCGTCATCCATCGCGGGGAGATCGTCATGCACCAGCGAATACGCATGGATCAGTTCTACCGCCGCCGCCGGTACGTCGAGTACGGATGCATCGACATGAAACAGGGACCCGGCAGCGTAGACCAGCAAGGGACGCATACGTTTACCACCGCCGAGCACTGTGTGCCGCATCGCGGCGTGCAGCCGCTGTGGTGCCTGTGTCGGGGCGGGCAAACATCGTTCCAAGTAGCTATCGGTGCGTTCGCGCCAGTGCGTGAACAGCGCTTGGCTCACGGCGATACACCCACTACGCCGGGATCGAACGGCTCGCCGTCATCCGGGTGCATTGGATCGCTCAACAGCCGCACCCGCAATTCTGCCTGTTCCAGCGCCTGCTGGCATTCACGATACAGGCCAATGCCGCGTTCGTAAGCGCCAAGGGACTGTTCCAAGCTGAGTTCGCCCGTCTCCATCTTCTGTACCAGTTGCTCCAATTCCTGAAGCGACTGTTCGAAGCGGGCCACCGGCGCCGTGTCTGTCGGGGAATGTTTTGGCATTGCGAAAGTGTGCGGGGTGTGACGGGGCTGGTCAAATCAACGTGTTGTTGTTGGATTCCCAACGCAGCTTCAAGCCGTGAGTGTGCAACCAGGTGAGCAGTGGTGCGGCCAACAGGCGATCACCGGCAGCGAGAATCTGTTCGCCTTCGCACAGCAGCGGCATTGATGCGCGCCGCCAGGGGGGGATACCAGCCGCTTGCAATAGATGTTTGAGCAGATGCGAGTGGGTGCGTCCAGGCAACACCAGGCGTTCACCGCCACGGCGGGCACGCACGCACAGGGGGCGTGCGAAACCGGGCACTACAGTCTGATGGGGGCTCTCCAATCGGAGTTGGCCGCCATCGGGCAGGATCAGCGGTGCGGTGCCGCTCCAAACAGTCTGCCAGCCAGGCGGCCATGCCGGTTGTGGACGATGCAGATACAAGCGCAGACGCCAGCGCCGGATCTCGGTACGACACCAGACGAAGCACGCGGCGGAATCGTGTCCGGCGGGCAGCAGATCACGCTCGATCATCTGCACACCTCGCTCGGGGAGCGGCGGTACGCCAGCGCGCGCGCACCAGGCGCGCAGCAGCCGTGCGCGCCGTGCGGGTGGCTGGACGTACAGGCCGATGATGTCCAATGCGCCGTCAGGGTCCAGCAGGTCAGGCAGCAATACCGCATCCTCGGCATCAAGCAGGTCGCCGTTCGCCGCCGCCAGGGCCGCATTGCGTGCCAATACCGCGGCCGCCTGCGGCCAACGCTGATGCAGCAAGGGCAACACGTGCAGACGCAGGAAATTGCGGTCGTGGCGCGGATCGGCATTACTCGGATCTTCAATCCAATCCAGAGCATGCTGCCGTGCATAGTCCAATAACTGCGCCCGAGATAGGGCCAGCAGCGGGCGCCAGAGTTGCCCCGCGGCAAATGGGGTCAATGGACGCATCGCCGCCAGTCCATCGCCGGAGCCACGTAAGGCGCGTAGCAACCAGGTCTCAGCTTGGTCATCGCGATGATGCGCCAACGCTAAGTACTGGCCCTGCTGCAAGAGCTGGGCGAACGCTGCGCGTCGTGCCGCGCGTGCCGCGGCCTCCAAACCACGCCCGCTGTTGTGGCATACCTGCACACGCACCACGTGCAGGGGGATGTCCCGTGGTGCGCAAAACGCGGCGCAATGTGCGCTCCAGGCATCCGCATGCTCATGCAGCCCATGATGTACGTGGATCGCCTCCAGGCCGTGGAGATGCTGTGCCGGTGCATTGGCTAACCAATGCAGTAGCACGGTTGAATCCAGTCCACCGCTAAAACCGACCAGCACAGGAACGCCGGTATCTGGAACGCAGGGAAAGGCAACAGACACGGTCGATGCAGGCGGGTGGAACGGGGACGCAGTATCACTGCTAGCGCGAATCACCGCCAGCGATTCTGAGTAGGGACGTCCCCTCCGGTGCATTCCAGCATCTAAGCACAGGGACAAGGATGTATAAGGCCAGAAACGAATACCAGATCACTCCTCCAGTGCAAATTACCGATCCATACATCGATCTGTTTGGCGTGTATCAACGAAAGACATTGATCGGAGCCATGACCGAACATACATCTGGACTGTCATGCCAGATGTATTGGTGCTGACAACGTGGGCCATTGCAGCGCCGCGCTGGCCACACCGACGGGGTGCTGTCTTAGCGATGATGTGTTGTGGCTAAAGCGCTGCCCAGACTGAGCGTGGTGTTTATCGCTGCGGCATTGTGGGAGAGGTTCACGGCACGGTCCGGTCCTTGCGTTCGAAATTGGCCACCTTTGGCAACTCAACTGGCACGCCATCTGTGTTGCAGGTGCCTGCCGCACACCGGCGCTGGCGTAGCGCCGGTGTCGCTTGGACGATGAGATGGTAGATCACGTGTTGTTCGAGCACGCCGCGGAACGCCGCACTGCCCGGGCCAGTGGCCCAGATGCCTACGTCTTCGCCGCTGTGGCTCTCAGACTGCAATGGCAATGGCACCAGCACTTCTTGTAGATAATGCGGCGACTCGGTATCGATATTGGTTAGATCCGGGCGGCCATGCAGCAACGCATCAGTACGCGGTTCATGACCCAAGTGCTTGGCTCCGGCGGGCTGGAGATTGCTAGCGGCGGTGTGACCAGGACCATTGGCGTAGGTCAGTGTGGTATAGGGCAAGGCATTTAAGTCACGGGCGTACTGAGTGCGGTTTCCTGCCTCGCCACTGGTACCACGCACCTTCCCCAATATTGGGTTGCCGCGTACCGGGTAGCCAACAAAGTGGAGGGTATGGGAATGGTCAGCCGTGATCACAATTAAGGTGTCTTCAGGCGCCGGCTGCACCGCCTCACGTACCGCATCTGACAATGCGATGGTCTCGTCCAGTGCTCTGAATGCGTTACCGGCATGATGTGCGTGATCGATGCGGCCGCCCTCAACCATCAGCACAAAACCATGCGGATCGCGGGACAATGCGCGGGACAATGACTGGATCGCCACACGCGTCATCTCGGCCAGACTAGGCTCGCCATTGGGATGACGGTCGCGGTCGTGTTCGAGCGGCAATCTTCAACCTTGGCTGCTTCAGGCAGGTCGGCATCGCTCTCCCAGTTGCGTTCCGGGGGGTGTGCGTAGAGCGCTGCCGGAGTGGCGTGGGTGATACGGATGATCGTGACGATGCCGGTCGCCATACCGGCGCTGTCAGCCGGTGCTAACCAGCTAAGCAGATCTTTGCCGAGGCTACCGGCACAGTCGTTACGTTGGCCGGCACTGACGCCGATCGCCCCCATTCCCCATGTGGGTTTTCACTCCAGAAGTAATCGTGGTCATCGCGCCTGCTGAGTCTGCGGTCTGCGCATCGGTGTTGTAGGTCTTGCTCAGTGCGGTCGCAGGGAAGTTCCCCCAAGACAATACGTTCTCTTCGCCACTGGCGCCGTTGCGCTGGCCTTCCAGGATGGGTGCAGCGGCGACTGTGGTGAAACTCATGCCGTCGCCAAGGAATAAGATGACGTTCCTGGCTTTGCCAGCCATTGCACCGTTAGCCGCAGCCCGCGCTGCGCCGCTCCGGTACCACCATGGCGGGGTCTCACCGTCAGGATGGGCAACACGGGGCACTGTCATCGGAGTGGGTGCTGCACCGGGAGCCGCAAACGATGCAAAGGAAACAGCAGCGGTAAACGGTAGTGCAGAAAGAACGAGGCAAGGAGCAAAAGGTCGGAACATGGGGTGATCGAAGGCGCGTGAAATAGAGAATGAATGAGATTATGTGCCGTGAATCAAATCACATGGATGACACTGTTTCAGCCATGGTTTCATATGTGAATAGCACAAGGGCTATTGTCTGCTCCCCATTTTGGATGATCTTTATGAAGTTGATTTCGGCTTGGTTACGTATTCCGTTCTGGCAGCGTGTGGTCGGGGGGTTTGTGCTCGGTGCACTGGTCGGTTGGGTGATGGGACCAGCTGCCAAGACTTGGTTTGGGCCGTTCGGCACGCTGTATGTCTCCTTGATCAAGATGATCGCGGTACCGCTGGTGTTCTTCGCAGTGATCAACGCGATCTCGGCGCTGCACGGGCAGCAGTCGGTCGCCGTGTTGGGCGGACGCACCTTCCTGTGGTTTATTGTCACCGCCGCATTAGCCGTCTGTGTGGGGCTGGGTGTGGGCACAGTATTGAAACCCGGTGCTGGTCACTTAGATGTGAGTGTGGAGGCAACGTGGGCACCGCCAGATGTGCCGAGTCCGGTACAGGTATTGCTGGATGTGGTGCCATCCAACCCGTTTTATGCATTGACCGGTATCGGCACCCGAACCAATAACGTCGGCGAAAAGACTTTGGCGGCTGGACGTGGCTCGATTCTGCCGGTGATCTTTTTCGCTGGGTTGCTGGGCTTGGCCATCGTCAAGCTTGGCGAACGTGTGACCGAGATACGCAAGCTGATCGGGCAGATGAGTGAGATCATGATCCAGGTCACCCGCTTTGTGCTCGAAGTAACGCCGCTGGGCACCTTTGGATTAATCGCCGCTTTAGTCGGCAGCTATGGTTTCCAGAAGCTGCTGCCGTTTGGCCACTTCGTGTTGGCACTTTACTTGGCCTGTGCCCTCCACATCGTGGTGGTATACAGCGCGCTTCTGCTGGCACATGGTCTGCATCCATTGAAGTTTTTCAAAGGTGTAGCGTCAGGGATGCAGGTCGCTTTCGTCAGTTCTTCCAGTTTTGCTGCCATGCCAGTGGCATTACGCGCGATCACCCATCATTTGGGGGTGAACAAGGACTACGCCGCATTTGCTGTGCCGCTCGGTGCCAGCATCAAGATGGACGGTTGCGGCGCGATCTTTCCAGCGTTATGTGCAGTCTTCATCGCTCAGTACACCGGTGTATCACTGACCTCGAATCAATACTTTGTGATTCTTATTGCGTCGGTGCTCGGCAGTTTTGGTACGGCCGGTGTGCCGGGTACGGCGGTGGTGATGGCGACAGTCGTGCTGAGTGCGGCTCATTTGCCGCTGGAGGTCATCGGTTATCTGTATGCCATCGACCGTGTGTTAGACATGATGCGCACGATGACCAACGTCACCGGACAGATGTTGGTGCCGGTACTGGTGGCAAAAGAAACGGGATTGCTGGATACAGCGGTGTACGAGGCTGCTTCCAGTAAGGTTGGGATCAAGAAATCCTGATTAACTCCGGCAAAGTAAGTTGCATGACGGGAGGATGGTGGTCAGTGAGGCTCCGCTGCACCGGGGCAGTGCATACAACACGGGGACTCATTGATCGCATGGTGGTCCGGCATGGGCTGAGATGCCACCCGTCGGAACGCTATTGTCTGGAGACAGACCGACGGTGTATTGACGCCCAAGTACACGTGTTGCCCAGCCCCGTGGCGCATGCCCTGCTCAACAGACGTGCATACCTCTTCTTTGAGATGGACCAGACGACGGACCAGTAACGCCATTGTCCACTCGAACGGGAATACCTTAATTCATCGACATCATGATCCATGCATACTCGCTGGCAGATTCACCACATCAAGAGATGAAAGCTCCAGCGAGCATGGCAGAGGCTTGCCCTCATTCACTTATAGAGAAAAAGTGCATTCAAGATGCTCACTCTCCCTCAATCGGACGAAATCTCATGTCGCTGAATCATTCAAAGCACGCGACGCGCCTGGATGAATTTATGACTCCAGTAACCGCTTGCAAATGAATCCATACGAACATCCTTACCCGTTCTTGGAGCATGCAGAAATAATCCGTTATCCAAAACAATCCCTACATGGGTAATACGACCCGCCTTACCAAAGAACACTAAGTCACCGGTACGGACCTCTTTACGATCCTTAATCAGCTCACCACCAGAGTGACGCGCCATATCCCGCGAGACACGTGGCAACTCGATCCCAAGTGCAGTACGGAACACATAATTGACCAAGCCACTGCAATCAAAGCCGCGAAGACTAGTGCCACCCCAGCGGTAAGGCGTACCAAGCAAGTGCATCGCATGTCTAAGGACGACTTGGGTCTTTTTGTCGGTGACTGCTTTCTCGGCCGCAGCGAGGGTGCTCTGGGATACGTCGTAACCGGTTAACGCTCGATTGAGGTCACCAGCGAACATTG
This region of Xylella taiwanensis genomic DNA includes:
- a CDS encoding C40 family peptidase; its protein translation is MKIKDEQFKSNPAVHPFQKPFYLLCSTTLLMGAVPALAQDLAQDIVQLPVAAAAVHVTPDVTETSSPAVVSPAAVPPRNRADAAATVALAALLPHLANNDTIPLMDRSAMFAGDLNRALTGYDVSQSTLAAAEKAVTDKKTQVVLRHAMHLLGTPYRWGGTSLRGFDCSGLVNYVFRTALGIELPRVSRDMARHSGGELIKDRKEVRTGDLVFFGKAGRITHVGIVLDNGLFLHAPRTGKDVRMDSFASGYWSHKFIQARRVL
- a CDS encoding dicarboxylate/amino acid:cation symporter, giving the protein MKLISAWLRIPFWQRVVGGFVLGALVGWVMGPAAKTWFGPFGTLYVSLIKMIAVPLVFFAVINAISALHGQQSVAVLGGRTFLWFIVTAALAVCVGLGVGTVLKPGAGHLDVSVEATWAPPDVPSPVQVLLDVVPSNPFYALTGIGTRTNNVGEKTLAAGRGSILPVIFFAGLLGLAIVKLGERVTEIRKLIGQMSEIMIQVTRFVLEVTPLGTFGLIAALVGSYGFQKLLPFGHFVLALYLACALHIVVVYSALLLAHGLHPLKFFKGVASGMQVAFVSSSSFAAMPVALRAITHHLGVNKDYAAFAVPLGASIKMDGCGAIFPALCAVFIAQYTGVSLTSNQYFVILIASVLGSFGTAGVPGTAVVMATVVLSAAHLPLEVIGYLYAIDRVLDMMRTMTNVTGQMLVPVLVAKETGLLDTAVYEAASSKVGIKKS
- a CDS encoding exodeoxyribonuclease VII small subunit, which codes for MPKHSPTDTAPVARFEQSLQELEQLVQKMETGELSLEQSLGAYERGIGLYRECQQALEQAELRVRLLSDPMHPDDGEPFDPGVVGVSP
- a CDS encoding DUF6973 domain-containing protein; translated protein: MTKYYMRKNASWSLRDKIDGRVPGDVIYESTWSYLPGREDGPADAYRHLLLSAELTRIYGDSYARALLNFHEWDGNRLGQSSASYRMDQHNNELGIAIGKRLGNDPNANHLP
- a CDS encoding polyprenyl synthetase family protein, which produces MSQALFTHWRERTDSYLERCLPAPTQAPQRLHAAMRHTVLGGGKRMRPLLVYAAGSLFHVDASVLDVPAAAVELIHAYSLVHDDLPAMDDDLLRRGRPTVHIAFDEATAILTGDALQTLAFEWLADAPADAALRIAWLQTLTHAAGSAGMCGGQALDIDATGQWQSLQALEAIHALKTGALMRAAVRMGALAGNASAQDLHALDTFAATLGLAFQVRDDILDIESSSEQLGKTAGKDAVQEKSTFPALLSVEGAKSYLVQLAERLYAQLHPYGEPAAPLAALARVAVERAH
- the tilS gene encoding tRNA lysidine(34) synthetase TilS, which gives rise to MSVAFPCVPDTGVPVLVGFSGGLDSTVLLHWLANAPAQHLHGLEAIHVHHGLHEHADAWSAHCAAFCAPRDIPLHVVRVQVCHNSGRGLEAAARAARRAAFAQLLQQGQYLALAHHRDDQAETWLLRALRGSGDGLAAMRPLTPFAAGQLWRPLLALSRAQLLDYARQHALDWIEDPSNADPRHDRNFLRLHVLPLLHQRWPQAAAVLARNAALAAANGDLLDAEDAVLLPDLLDPDGALDIIGLYVQPPARRARLLRAWCARAGVPPLPERGVQMIERDLLPAGHDSAACFVWCRTEIRRWRLRLYLHRPQPAWPPGWQTVWSGTAPLILPDGGQLRLESPHQTVVPGFARPLCVRARRGGERLVLPGRTHSHLLKHLLQAAGIPPWRRASMPLLCEGEQILAAGDRLLAAPLLTWLHTHGLKLRWESNNNTLI